cgaggctagaattgaacccaggtccctggcattgtgaggcagtagtgccaaccagtgagccaccatgccacccactgtgctttcctaactgggtgaccctttATTCTCGATGATGCCCTCTGGTACTAGAATCTCCCACAAGGTGAGCCAACCTCTCCCCATCTGCCCTGTTAAGTCCACTtggaatcttgtatgtttcattaaagtcacctttcattcttctgtaTTCTGATGAGTATAGTCCCAAACTATTCAACCTCTTCTCACGAGACAGCTCCTCCTTACCTGCTATCAGCTGGTGAACCTTTTCCTGACTGCTGGGGAAAAGAATCCCAGCGACGATCCCAGAAACAATTCCCATGGTTCCCATGTTCTGCCACTTCAAATAACTAACCCTGAACTTCCAGCCTCGGAGATGTGCTTACTGTCTTGAAACCACATGCCACTCAGTTTCTGGGACTTACTCAATCCTCCTTTACAGGGCACTGTATCAAAGGCTGTTTGAAAAAGCCAGATAACTTACACTACTATCATCCTCTACTGTCTCCCCTTTTGGAATACATGctatttgtttttatatttctcatTACAAAGTATTATTTGTAAATTGATAAAGCCTCTGTTATTTTTTTCCTACCACTGCTGATGCtgtgcccaggactgtaagaaactacagagtttAACACAGTCCAGACCAGCACGCATGCCAACCTCCTCTCcatggactccatctacactGCTCACTACCGGGGAATGACAACACCATCAAAGACTTCTCCCACTCCGATTATAACTTCTTCCATCCCCACccgtcattgagtcatagagtcagagggaTGTATagcatcaggcagaagatacagaagcctaaACAGATGCATAGTCTGTCCCGCTGTTATTAGAGAGCTGAGTGGACTctaaaatttcaaatctaatgttgatcttgctttttgtgcaccttgTTCACAGCCATAAtattgtattccttgctctgttcaatcaccctgtTATCATTGCATGTTATGATCTGCCCTGTGCTGCACACAAACCaaaccttttcactgtacttaggaacatgtgacaatgataaatcaaatcaaattaaattgaCTGGTGTATAAGACCTTGAACATGCTTTCATAACAGTGGAGTGGAGGAATTTGGTTTGTTAGCCATTGGTGCTCAGGTGGTTCACCTTTTCCTGATGGATTCGTCAATGGGAATGCAACACTCTCTGCTAGTTATTTCCTATTCAGTCATTAGCCAGTCAGTCAGAGCGACAGTAACACCTACCTTGACTGAAATCGTCTCCCTCGGTGTGGTGCCTGGAACCTCTCCTCTTGCGGGCACTGCCCCTCCGTGTGTGCCAGTCATTGTCCCTTTGACCCGCCGAGACCCCTTCGTCCACCCTGAAGGCCAGCTCAGAGAGGCCATCCATCAGCCTGGCCTCATCCTCCTGCCGGCACAGCAGCTCAAAGTGGGCCTGGCAGTAGACCAGGCCCTGGCGGGTACCGAAGAGATCGCCAGTCACCAGCGCCTCACCGCAGATGGCACATGTGAAGCAGCTGACATGGTAGACCTCCTCCTTGGCTCGCATCACCATCTCCGAGGCTGGGATTCCCAGGTGGCAGCGGGAGCACTGCTTAACGCAAAACCTCCTGGGCAAAAGGAAACGCGACAGCGGCTCACGGCTCTGCAAGTAACCAGATCGATTCCCACCTCCCCCCTAGAAATGGGCATCTGGACTGGCACTCCCAGGGGGCAGTGcacaggaagtgctgcactgtcggaggtgctGACTCTCAGATGCAGCAATACACCTCTTCAGAGATCTCAAATTCCACGGCCATTAatgaaaaaggaacaggaaaataacTGGCCCCCAAATCTCCAACCCCCGCCAGAGTCACGATCAATATTTAAGTCTCCACACAAAACACCCCCACAGACTGGCTCACCATTACAGACATCCAAAATGCAACAAAGAGGTCATGACAATGAGGAAGGAAATCTGAGGGTACAGGACGAAATAAACGGATTGGTCAGCTGGACAgaccagtggcagatggaatttaggtTTGAGGTGATGCACTGTGGAAGAGGTAACAAGGAATGCGAGTAGCAGGGTATTGCCTGGGATGGCTCATGGTCacgatgaagagaggctggataagctgaggttgtttttttttgcagttgATTGAGCTGTCTcaccaacaccccccaccccctcctcctcccctgaGGGCTGCACCAacaaccccctccccctcccattgaGTGCTGCATCAACTTCCCATACCCCCATCCCagcagttttagattagattccctacagtgtggaaactggcctttcagcccaacaagtccacaccgaccctccgaagagtaacccacccagacccatttccctctgactaatgcacctaacactatgggcaattagcatggccaattcacctgacctgcacatctttggactgtggggggaaaccagagcacccggaggaaacccacgcagacatggggagaatgtgcaaactccacacagacagtcacccgaggctggaattgaacctgggacactggtgctgtgaggcagcagtgctaaccactaagccactgtgccgccctcatTTGTCCAGAAGTAGCTGTTCCCAGTCTAGGTTGGCCAGATCCTGCCTTGTTTTCTTAAAAATCCACCTTTCCCAAACTAAAATCTTTCTCGGACCATATTTCATTAACAGGTAtgaaggaggcttttggcacactggccttcatcagtcagggcagtgactatcgaagttgggaagtgatgttgcagttgtacaggacattgatgaggctgcATTgatgaggaaggatgttattaaactggaaagagtataGAAGATGTTcaaaaggatgttgcctggactcaagggttttagttagagggagaggttggacaagcgagaacCTTTTTTCTtaagagcgtaggagactgaggggggaacaTTCcagagatcatgagaggcatggttagattctttttgccagggttggggaatcgaggactagagggcatcagtttaaggttagaagggaaagaataaaagccaacctgagaggcaaccttttcacacagtgggtggtacgcttatggaatgagccaccaggggaagtggttgaggtaggtacattaacaacttttaaaaggcatttggacaaatacatggagaggaaagggttagaaagatatgggtcaagtgcagggaaatgggcttaGCGTGGactggcatggaccagtttgggcaaaagggcctgtctccaggctgtaggactctatggctccatgactctataacaaaCTATCCTCTAAATGATGCCTGAATGACATTTCATCTAGTTATCCCACCTCATTCCCACAAACTAGGTCTAGCATTTTCCCTCCTTTCAAGTTGGAATGAAGTGATGCTGTTGGAAAAAGGTTTTCCTGAAAACAGACTAGGGAACACATTTTTCCTTTACCTTACCAATATTCCTAAATCAGGGTGAGGGTTCCCTGTTGCATGTATGAGGGAAATAGAGTGACAAAACAATAACTGAAAATCTAGTAgcctgcaccaccctctgagacacagagagggagagggagagagggagaaagagggagcgagagggagaaagatggagagttggagagggagagagggaaaatggagtgagagggagagagcgagggagaaagagggagaaagagggagagagagagagagtgagggtgaaagagggagagggaaagagagagggagaaaggggggaagagagagggggaggggggagaaagcaggagagacagagagcacgCTGGACCTTACCTGTAATAATCATCCTTGCAGTAAATGTCACCGTCTTTTGAGAAACAGGTCAGCTCGGAGCCCAGGGCAAGATCACACACACAGCATTTGAGACAGCGAGCGTGCCACGGCCTGTCCACTGCGAATAACACGTAACGGTCATAGATGCTCTCTCCACACGCAGCACACACTGCTGCCTTCGCACTGAGGTCATGGCGCAGACCCTGAGAGCAAATGGAGCATGGAGcggagtaggggagagagagagagaaaggtaaacTCACCTCATGAAAATCTTTTGTTCCCTTGATTAAACTGTCACTACATTGGCATAGCccactgggtggcacggtggctcagtggttagcactgctgcctcacagagtcagagacccaggtttgactccaccctcggaccactgtctgtgtgatgtTAGCACATTccccctatgtctgtgtgggtttcctcccacaatccaaaggtgtgcaggtcaggtgaattggccatattaaattgcccatagtgctcagggatgtgtaggtgaggtgcattagtcagagggaaatgtagagtaaaagggtaggggaatgggtctggatgggttactcttcaaagggtcggtatggacttgtcgggccaaatggcctgtttccacactgtagggattctctgattctatgagaGGGAGCGAGGAGGAGCGAAGATGGAGGGTGAGACTGGAGGCTGAGGGCAAAGAATGAGGTTAAATATACAAGgaaagagggagtgagtggggggtgAGTACAATggtgtggagtgagggtgagggtatagAGTGAGGGTAAGAGTGCATGGTGTAGAGTGATGGATAAACTCTTGGAGAGCGAAAACCTACCAAGTCGGGTTGGCAACACAGAGGGGTGTGGGAATAACTGGAAAGCCGGTTCAGCCTGCAGGAACAAACATAATAGTTTGAATGGTCTCCTCGAGGGTTTGAGCTGTGGCTGACTCTCTGTCTCCATTCTCTCTAGTCAGGCTCCAGCTCACAGCCCGATCCCCAATGAGGAACAAGTCATGCCAGGCACCAATGAACTCACCTCCATTAAGGTCATGTCCAGACTGAGGTCATTTTGATGGGAAGCCTCCCTGTCCTCTGGCCCAGCTTCCTGGATTTCTTCCTCTGGGAAGCCCTGCAGCAGCAGGCTGGAATACTGGAAGTTGCAGTCTCCATCCATTCCTTGAAGGGATAGCCcctgggaggggagggagggcagCACAACCTTAAACCCTAGGGCTAGGCCAAGGCTGAGGCCTGGTAGGCCACTCAGCCTGGGCAGTGGGTCCTCTCCCTTCGAAGGACAAAAACACAGGCAACTGTTAGTCAAGAACATTGCAGTGTTTATATTCTATTTTCCATCCCTTATCAACTCGATGTACACCCTCAACTCCagccgccccccccacccccaaattcgtcccctcgctcccaggacagccTGGCCTGTGAAAGTAAGCAGTAATGGGCAGGCAGGGAGCACAGAGCAACTCATGCTTCAGTGCTGACTCCACATAATCTCACATTGTTTCTAAATAAATATCATGGTCAATGAAACATTTCCTTTGAGTCCATGTCTTGAGGGAGGAAGAACGGCAGCCATTTTGCACACAGCAGTTTCACAACAGACAGTGATGCAGACAATAAGGGAGCAAAAGCTTTATTGAGCATGTGTAAAGCGTGCGATGTGAGGAAATGTGGATTCTactgcaggagagagagagcatttGACAGAGTCTGACACACtatccccacccagtcccacagggagacagtgtctgatccactgtcccaccctgtccctcagggagacagtgtctgacccactgtccccacccagtctcatagggagacagtgtctgacccacagtcccacccagtcccacagggagacagtgtctgacccactgtcccatgCAGTCCTACgcagtcccacccagtcccacagggagacagtgtctgacccactgtcccacccagtcccataggcagacagtgtctgacccactttcccagtcagtcccacagggagacagtgtctaaTTATCTTCCACATAATTCCACGGGATCATTCATCCAACCTGGACTCGGGCCTTTGCCCGTCATCTTGAGTGAGAAATGGTATCACCAggggaacagcattccctcagtactgccctggTGTACCAATGGGAGGCAGCAATCATCCAGAGTCTGAGGGAGATGcctggggagaggggagatggggagtgggtgtgggtccCTGCAGATGGTAAATTGTAAACTCAACAAAAACATTGGGAATTAAACCTCGCTGTCCATTGTCACAAATGACCTCTGGAGAAGGAATCTGCCATTTTTCCAGGGAATAGTatgtgtgtgactccagacccacagcaaaatgtctgatttttaacAGGATTGTGAAATGGTCTGGTGATCCATCATATAAAAAAACAAAGGACCAGTTTATAGGTTCACATCTCTGGAGAAAGACTTGAAACCAGAGCCACGTGACCCGCCCATAGGGATAAAGCATCTGACATCAAATATATTCCCCGCCTCATAAAACAAATCCCAGGTCAAAACAGGCTGCAATCAGGGAGCGTCTCAAATGTTCTCTCCCCGCCGCAGGAAGCAAAATGGTTCTCAGAGACTCCTATCACATGTGCCCATgatgtactgagggtgtgccacactgacagagggtcaggactttagggagtgctgcactgtcagagggtcagtactgaggaagtgccgcactgtcagagggttagtactaagGGAGAGTgtcctgttggagggtcagtgcagaggacaAGTGcccagttggagggtcagtgctgagggttagtgtcctgtcagagggtcagtgctgagggtgagtgtcccctcggagggtcagtactgagggttagtgccctgtcggagggtcagtgctgagggtgagtGTCCCCTCGGGCGGTCAATACTGAGGGTGAGCGTCCCctcggagggccagtgctgagggatagTGTCCCTcgcagagtcagtgctgagggtgagtGTCCCctcggagggtcaatactgagggtgagtgtccctgtcagagggtcagtgctgagggttagtgccccgtcggagggtcagtgctgagggtgagtgtcctgtcggagggtcagtgctgagggtgagtGTCcctcggagagtcagtactgagggttagtgtccctcggagggtcagtgctgagggtgagtgtccctgtcagagggtcagtgctaagggtgCACGTcccctcagagggtcagtgctgaaggttAGTGccctgatggagggtcagtgctgagggttagtgccctgtcagagggtcagtactgagggttagtgtcctctcggagggtcagtgctgagggttagtgtcctctcggagggtcagtgctgagggtgagtgtccctgtcggagggtcagtactgagggttagtgtccctgtcggagggtcagtgctaagggttAGTgtccctgtcggagggtcagtgctaagggttAGTGTcccctcggagggtcagtgctgagggtgagtgtcccctcagagggttagtgctgagggttAGTGTcccctcggagggtcagtgttgagggtgaGTGTcccctcggagggtcagtgctgagggtgagtgtcctcggagggtcagtgctgagggtgagtgtcctcggagggtcagtgctgagggtgagtgacccttggagggtcagtgttgagggtgaGTGTcccctcggagggtcagtgctgagggtgagtgtcctcggagggtcagtgctgagggtgagtgtcctcggagggtcagtgctaagggtgAGTGTcccctcggagggtcagtgctgagggtgagtgtcccctcggagggtcagtgctgagggtgagtgtccctatcggagggtcagtgctgagggttagtgccctgtcggagggtcagtgctgagggttagTGTcccctcggagggtcagtgctgagggtgagtgtcccctcggagggtcagtgctgagggttagtgccctgtcggagggtcaatactgagggtgagtgtccctgtcggagggtcagtgctgagggttagtgccctgtcggagggtcagtgctgagggttagtgccctgtcggagggtcagtgctgagggttagTGTcccctcggagggtcagtgctgagggtgagtgtccctgtcggagggtcagtgctgagggtgagtgtcccctcggagggtcagtgctgagggtgagtgtcccctcggagggtcagtgctgagggtgagtgtccctatcggagggtcagtgctgagggttagtgccctgtcggagggtcagtgctgagggttagTGTCcctcggggggtcagtgctgagggtgagtgtcccctcggagggtcagtgctgagggttagTGTCCcctcacagggtcagtgctgagggtgagtGTTcctcggaggatcagtactgagggtgagTGTCcctcggaggatcagtgctgagggtgagtgtcccctcggagggtcagtgctgagggtgagtgtccctgtcggagggtcagtgctgagggtgagtgtcccctcggagggtcagtgctgagggttagtgccctgtcggagggtcagtgctgagggtgagtgtcccctcggagggtcagtgctgagggttagtgccctgtcggagggtcagtgctgagggtgagtgtccccgtcggagggtcagtgctgagggttagtgccctgtcggagggtcaatactgagggtgagtgtccctgtcagagggtcagtgctgagggttagtgtccctcacagggtcagtgctgagggttagtgtccctcggagggtcagtgctgagggtgagtgtccctgtcagagggtcagtgctgagggttagtgccctgttggagggtcagtgctgagggtgagtgtcccctcggagggtcagtgctgaggtttaGTGTCcctcacagggtcagtgctgagggtgagtgttcctcggagggtcagtgctgagggtgagtgtcccctcggagggtcagtactgagggtgagtgtccctgtcggagggtcagtgctgagggttagtgtcctgttggagggtcagtgctcagggttAGTGTCcctcggggggtcagtgctgagggtgagtgttcttcagagggtcagtgctgagggtgagtgacccttggagggtcagtgctgagggttagGGTCacgtcggagagtcagtgctgagggtgaatGCCCTGTCAgaacgtcagtgctgagggtgagtGTCCCctcggagggtcactgctgagggttAGGGTCCCCTCGGAGAGTCAGTGATGAGGGTGAATGTCcctcggggggtcagtgctgagggtgagtGTCCCTctgaaggtcagtgctgaggcttagtgtcctgttggagggtcagtgctgagggtttgtgccctgtcggagggtcagtgctgaggcttagtgtcctgtcggagggtcagtgctgagggtgagtgtcccctcagagggttagtgctgagggttAGTGTcccctcggagggtcagtgttgagggtgaGTGTcccctcggagggtcagtgctgagggtgagtgtcctcggagggtcagtgctgagggtgagtgtcctcggagggtcagtgctgagggtgagtgacccttggagggtcagtgttgagggtgaGTGTcccctcggagggtcagtgctgagggtgagtgtcctcggagggtcagtgctgagggtgagtgtcctcggagggtcagtgctaagggtgAGTGTcccctcggagggtcagtgctgagggtgagtgtcccctcggagggtcagtgctgagggtgagtgtcccctcggagggtcagtgctgagggtgagtgttcctcggagggtcagtgctgagggtgagtgttcctcggagggtcagtgctgagggtgagtgtccctgtcggagggtcagtgctgagggttagtgccctgtcggagggtcagtgctgagggttagTGTcccctcggagggtcagtgctgagggtgagtgtccctgtcggagggtcagtgctgagggtgagtGTCcctcggaggatcagtactgagggatagtGTCCCTcgcagagtcagtgctgagggtgagtgtccctatcggagggtcagtgctgagggtgagtgtcccctcggagggtcagtgctgagggttagtgccctgtcggagggtcaatactgagggtgagtgtccctgtcggagggtcagtgctgagggttagtgccctgtcggagggtcagtgctgagggttagtgccctgtcggagggtcagtgctgagggttagTGTcccctcggagggtcagtgctgagggtgagtgtccctgtcggagggtcagtgctgagggtgagtgtcccctcggagggtcagtgctgagggtgagtgtcccctcggagggtcagtgctgagggtgagtgtccctatcggagggtcagtgctgagggttagtgccctgtcggagggtcagtgctgagggttagTGTCcctcggggggtcagtgctgagggtgagtgtcccctcggagggtcagtgctgagggttagTGTCCcctcacagggtcagtgctgagggtgagtGTTCCTCGGAGGATCAATACTGAGGGTGAGTGTCcctcggaggatcagtgctgagggtgagtgtcccctcggagggtcagtgctgagggtgagtgtccctgtcggagggtcagtgctgagggtgagtgtcccctcggagggtcagtgctgagggttagtgccctgtcggagggtcagtgctgagggtgagtgtccccgtcggagggtcagtgctgagggttagtgccctgtcggagggtcaatactgagggtgagtgtccctgtcagagggtcagtgctgagggttagtgtccctcacagggtcagtgctgagggttagtgtccctcggagggtcagtgctgagggtgagtgtccctgtcagagggtcagtgctgagggttagtgccctgttggagggtcagtgctgagggtgagtgtcccctcggagggtcagtgctgaggtttaGTGTCcctcacagggtcagtgctgagggtgagtgttcctcggagggtcagtgctgagggtgagtgtcccctcggagggtcagtactgagggtgagtgtccctgtcggagggtcagtgctgagggttagtgtcctgttggagggtcagtgctcagggttAGTGTCcctcggggggtcagtgctgagggtgagtgttcttcagagggtcagtgctgagggtgagtgacccttggagggtcagtgctgagggttagGGTCacgtcggagagtcagtgctgagggtgaatGCCCTGTCAgaacgtcagtgctgagggtgagtGTCCCctcggagggtcactgctgagggttAGGGTCCCCTCGGAGAGTCAGTGATGAGGGTGAATGTCcctcggggggtcagtgctgagggtgagtGTCCCTctgaaggtcagtgctgaggcttagtgtcctgttggagggtcagtgctgagggtttgtgccctgtcggagggtcagtgctgaggcttagtgtcctgtcggagggtcagtgctgagggtgagtGTCCCTcgaaggatcagtactgagggtgagtgtctctcggagggtcagtgctgagggttagtgccctgtcggagggtcagtactgagggtgagTGTCCCtcggagggacagtactgagggtttgtgccctgttggagggtcagtgctgagggtgagtgtccctcggagggtcagtgctgagggttagtgccctgtcggagagtcagtgctgagggtgtgtgtAGTTTTGATGAGCTGCTGTTTTTCAGGCAGGATGACCAAGACACTAAGACTTGCCCAGTTAGGTGGTCAAAGATCCAATGGTCACTATTCTGAAGTGCAGCAGAGGAGTTATCCCCCAGTCCCTGGACAAAATCCATCACCTCCCTGGAACCAGACACACGTACTGGCTGCTATTGCTAAATAAAAAGCagaataactgcagatgctggaaattagaaacaaaaacaggaattactggttcagtcctgaggaagggtcactcgatctgaaacattaattctgagtTCTCCACACcggtactgccagacctgctgagcttttgcagcaatttctgtttctgctgctggtTTTGCTGTTCGTGGGATCATGCTGTGCATACATGGGCTTCTGATTTTCCTCTAATACAAAGTCGATGAATGCTCATTTtggggggagtggtggggggggggggggtgggggtgggaagggcCTGTTGCAGCTTGTGAGCTGTTTGAAAGTGCTGTTGAAACATGAAATCTCTCTTTTCACCAGTGAGCTGGGGTGATTGTAGCTAACAAATCGAAGACTGCCAGGAAGTGTGTGCCAATCTCATCTCATGAGTCTGCACATCGTTCACGAGTTAATTTCCCTTTCAATAGGATGACCCAGTCGGCAGAGCTGGTGAGGATAGGAGTCTCCTCATGGAGAAATAGGTCTTAAAGGGGCCGCAGGTCTTAAAGGGGCCCATCCTTTGTGGGAGGAGGATTGGATCGGAGTGGAATGGGCAAAGCCATATCAGGCAGAGCTTTTCCACCACCAGACATCCAaggggacacagtgcactgtacCATCGCAACTACTGCACCTACAGTCTCTGTGTGGGTCCCAGCATTGATAGAAAAGTGTCCCTCTAAGCGATGCTGCCAATCCCCAGGATGCAGCCCTTTTACACCCGCACTTGATGAGGAACGAACAACAATAAGCCCCAGAAACACAAACTTCATCATCGCCAACTAATCCCATCGGATCAGAGGGGCCTGGAGCGTGCAACTCAACTCAGTCCCTCTGCTATCGATATAATATCACAGCTCAGCTGGGTGAAGCTTTGCAACTGCAAAGGGGGAGCTCCTGATAATAAGAACCTGTCACAACAACACGGTGATAAACGACTCAcagctctccctctgtctcccctacagacacacacacaaaca
This Chiloscyllium punctatum isolate Juve2018m chromosome 30, sChiPun1.3, whole genome shotgun sequence DNA region includes the following protein-coding sequences:
- the LOC140455288 gene encoding LIM/homeobox protein Lhx9-like → MDGDCNFQYSSLLLQGFPEEEIQEAGPEDREASHQNDLSLDMTLMEGLRHDLSAKAAVCAACGESIYDRYVLFAVDRPWHARCLKCCVCDLALGSELTCFSKDGDIYCKDDYYRRFCVKQCSRCHLGIPASEMVMRAKEEVYHVSCFTCAICGEALVTGDLFGTRQGLVYCQAHFELLCRQEDEARLMDGLSELAFRVDEGVSAGQRDNDWHTRRGSARKRRGSRHHTEGDDFSQVCPETGQPLEELRYCGQQKAKRIRTCFKHHQLRTMESYFAIKHNPDGKDWEQLSKKTGLPKRVLQVWFQNARAKLRKSLLQEETTDSDTVSDPQDLPQSPAAQQTPGVLGPPSPLFSSPSSMSTCSQPPRPTMAPIFLNFDPAESPDSLQTIDRSKLC